DNA from Herpetosiphonaceae bacterium:
GCTCAGCGTCAGATCGATGCCGTTGTCCATCGCCGAAATATCGATCGTATAGACCTTGCCCGCGATGCCGCCGAAGTGCAGGAAGTCTTCGTCGCCGGTGGGACAGATCACGTGGTTCTGCGGCACATCGGGCAGGATCTCGCGCGCCTGGGAGATCAGGTTGTCGGGCTCGAACCGATCGAGGCAGACCGGGCCGGGCGTCGGCGTCGGGCCAGTCGTGCCGGTAGGCGTCGGTGTGCTTGTTGCACGCGGCGTTGCTGTTGGCGTATTGCCGTTGACCGTGACCGTCGTCGTGACGATTTGAGACGCTGAAATACTTGAATCGGTGGTACACGAAACCCGCACCGTCGCATTATCTACATCGCCGGGCTGCTCGGTTGAAGGGATAAGGAACTCGATCTGGAACTGTGTAGAAGATCCAGGGCCAACAGAAACCGAGCCAGGAGCCGCAAACTGATAGCCTGACCCCGTGACCGATATGGTATATGTCTGTGAAGCACACGTATTGGTTGTTGCTGCCGAAACGGTAAAGGTGTAGGTAACACGTGTTCCGGCGTCTCCGTACTTATTGTTAGCATCTACGCTAAGCGTAACTGGAGCCCCCTGCTGGTAAGGCCGCGCCAAAACCGGCATGCCAGCTTTAGGGACTACCATTAATGCTCCCAATCCAAGCATGAAGCAGATCGATACAAGAACTCGTGTCATTGGGTGGGTGAGGCGCATACGGGCCGTCTCCTCTTCGAAATCGACGACTTGGACAGTGCGAAGCATGTTGCACCGGCCCGCGCTCGGCTGCAACAACTATGTATCATAGCGTGTCAAGGGTAGAAAAGCAACGGGCTGAAAGTCCCTAAATCGGCGACATACTACCACAAAAAACCGTGCACGGAGCGAGGATAGCGCGCCGATTCGGCCTCAAAATGTCAAGTTCCCACTGAGGCGGGTTTCCCTGACCGTGCGGCGATCGAAGGATTTCGACCAGGCGATGCGCAGATCGAGTTCTAGCGCCTGGGCCGCTTCGCGTGGTAGTAGTCGCAGATGTCGGTGAGCGGGCAGGCGCTACAGCGGGGCGTGCCCCACACACAAATCTTCTGGCCGTGGCGCAGCGTGTCGATGTGGAAGTTGTACAAAATCTGCGGATCGGCGGGGAACAACGGCAGCAGCAGCGCATGCGCCGCCGTGGCGTCGACCTTCGGGCCGATCAGCCCGACGCGCTGCGAGACGCGATGCACATGCGTATCGACCGGCAGCACCGGACGCGCGAAGCAGAACAGCAGCACCAGCGATGCCGTCTTCGGCCCGACACCCGGCAGCGCCGTCAGCCACGCCAGCGCCTCATCCAGCGGCATCTCGCGCAAAAAGTCGAGGTTGGCCGCGCCGCGCTCGTCGATGATGCGGCGCAGCACCTCCTTGATGCGGGGCGCTTTCTGCTCGGCATAGTTCGACGGCGCAATCGCCTCGGCCAGCTCGTCGACGGGCGCATCGCGGATCGCCTCCCAGGAGCCCCAGCGCTCGATCATGCGCCTGTACGCCAGATCTTC
Protein-coding regions in this window:
- the nth gene encoding endonuclease III — encoded protein: MEQAANGTTDLKAKARTMYELLLAAYGHQPNIPRREPMHELISTILSHRTTGYNEDLAYRRMIERWGSWEAIRDAPVDELAEAIAPSNYAEQKAPRIKEVLRRIIDERGAANLDFLREMPLDEALAWLTALPGVGPKTASLVLLFCFARPVLPVDTHVHRVSQRVGLIGPKVDATAAHALLLPLFPADPQILYNFHIDTLRHGQKICVWGTPRCSACPLTDICDYYHAKRPRR